Proteins encoded together in one Sinorhizobium meliloti window:
- a CDS encoding beta-ketoacyl-ACP reductase, whose protein sequence is MSRVALVTGGSRGIGAAICVALKAAGYKVAANYAGNDERAKAFEQESGIPVYKWDVSSYQACVDGIARVEADLGPVDILVNNAGITRDAMFHKMTPEQWGEVIGTNLTGVFNMTHPVWSGMRDRGFGRIVNISSINGQKGQMGQVNYSAAKAGDLGLTKALAQEGAAKGITVNAICPGYIGTEMVRAVPEKVLNERIIPQIPVGRLGEPEEVARCVVFLASDDAGFITGSTISANGGQYFA, encoded by the coding sequence ATGAGCAGGGTAGCACTGGTAACGGGCGGATCCCGCGGCATTGGCGCCGCAATTTGCGTGGCGTTGAAGGCTGCGGGCTACAAGGTGGCCGCAAACTATGCCGGAAATGACGAGAGGGCCAAAGCCTTCGAGCAGGAAAGCGGCATTCCCGTCTACAAATGGGACGTATCGAGTTATCAGGCCTGCGTCGATGGCATCGCCAGGGTCGAGGCGGACCTCGGACCGGTCGACATCCTCGTCAACAATGCCGGCATCACCCGTGACGCCATGTTCCACAAGATGACGCCGGAACAGTGGGGCGAAGTGATCGGCACCAATCTCACCGGCGTGTTCAACATGACGCATCCGGTCTGGTCGGGCATGCGCGACCGCGGTTTCGGGCGCATCGTCAACATCTCGTCGATCAACGGCCAGAAGGGGCAGATGGGCCAGGTGAACTATTCCGCCGCCAAGGCCGGCGATCTCGGCCTGACCAAGGCGCTGGCCCAGGAAGGGGCGGCGAAGGGGATCACCGTCAACGCGATTTGCCCCGGCTATATCGGCACCGAGATGGTGCGCGCCGTTCCGGAAAAGGTGCTCAACGAGCGGATCATTCCACAGATACCGGTGGGACGCCTGGGCGAGCCGGAGGAAGTGGCACGCTGCGTCGTGTTTCTCGCTTCCGACGACGCGGGCTTCATCACCGGCTCGACGATTTCGGCCAATGGGGGCCAGTACTTCGCCTGA
- a CDS encoding acetyl-CoA C-acetyltransferase translates to MSNPSIVIASAARTAVGSFNGAFGNTPAHELGAAAIKAVLERAGVEAGEVDEVILGQVLPAGEGQNPARQAAMKAGLPQEKTAWGMNQLCGSGLRAVALGMQQIATGDAKVIVAGGMESMSMAPHCAHLRGGVKMGDYKMIDTMIKDGLTDAFYGYHMGITAENVARKWQLTREEQDEFALASQNKAEAAQKAGRFADEIVPFVVKTRKGDVTVDQDEYIRHGATLDSIAKLRPAFDKEGTVTAGNASGLNDGAAAALLMTEAEATRRGILPLARIVSWATAGVDPQIMGTGPIPASRKALEKAGWSVADIELVEANEAFAAQACAVNKDLGWDPSIVNVNGGAIAIGHPIGASGARVLNTLLFEMKRRGVSKGLATLCIGGGMGVAMCVERL, encoded by the coding sequence ATGAGCAATCCCTCGATCGTCATCGCCAGCGCGGCCCGCACGGCCGTGGGCTCCTTCAATGGCGCCTTCGGCAACACTCCCGCGCACGAACTGGGCGCGGCCGCCATCAAGGCGGTGCTCGAGCGGGCGGGCGTCGAAGCGGGCGAGGTGGACGAGGTGATCCTCGGCCAGGTGCTGCCGGCAGGCGAGGGGCAGAATCCTGCACGGCAAGCGGCGATGAAGGCGGGCCTCCCGCAGGAAAAGACCGCCTGGGGCATGAACCAGCTTTGCGGCTCGGGCCTGCGCGCCGTGGCGCTCGGCATGCAGCAGATCGCAACCGGCGATGCGAAGGTCATCGTTGCCGGCGGCATGGAGTCGATGTCCATGGCGCCGCATTGCGCGCACCTGCGCGGCGGCGTGAAGATGGGCGACTACAAGATGATCGACACGATGATCAAGGACGGCCTGACGGATGCCTTCTACGGCTACCACATGGGCATCACCGCCGAGAACGTTGCGCGGAAATGGCAGCTGACGCGCGAGGAACAGGACGAATTCGCGCTTGCCTCCCAGAACAAGGCGGAAGCGGCCCAGAAGGCCGGGCGTTTTGCCGACGAGATCGTGCCTTTCGTCGTGAAGACGCGCAAGGGCGACGTAACCGTGGATCAGGACGAGTACATCCGCCACGGTGCCACGCTCGATTCGATCGCAAAGCTCCGCCCGGCCTTCGACAAGGAAGGTACCGTGACCGCGGGCAATGCTTCGGGTCTCAACGACGGCGCCGCCGCGGCGCTCTTGATGACCGAGGCCGAGGCGACCCGGCGCGGCATCCTGCCGCTTGCCCGCATCGTCTCCTGGGCCACGGCAGGCGTCGACCCGCAGATCATGGGCACCGGCCCCATCCCCGCATCGCGCAAGGCCCTCGAAAAAGCCGGCTGGTCGGTCGCCGACATCGAGCTCGTGGAAGCGAACGAGGCTTTCGCGGCTCAGGCCTGCGCCGTCAACAAGGACCTCGGCTGGGATCCTTCGATCGTCAACGTCAATGGCGGAGCGATCGCCATCGGCCATCCGATCGGTGCCTCCGGTGCCCGCGTGCTGAACACGCTTCTTTTCGAAATGAAGCGGCGCGGCGTCTCCAAGGGGCTTGCCACCCTGTGCATCGGCGGCGGCATGGGCGTCGCCATGTGCGTGGAACGCCTGTAA
- the phaR gene encoding polyhydroxyalkanoate synthesis repressor PhaR — translation MGKNEGQIVIKKYANRRLYNTGTSTYVTLDDLAVMVKRGEDFIVQDAKSGEDITHSVLTQIIFEQESKTGNTLLPISFLRQLISFYGDQMQMVVPSYLEHSMQAFTEQQAQMREQITKAFGDTPIGKNLKVPLQLVEEQVRRNTEMFHQAMQMFSPFMAAPPAKETRKAEAKDIDELKEQLRALQTKLDNLG, via the coding sequence ATGGGGAAAAACGAAGGCCAGATCGTCATCAAGAAATATGCGAACCGGCGCCTCTACAATACCGGTACGAGCACTTACGTGACCCTCGACGACCTGGCTGTCATGGTGAAGAGGGGCGAGGACTTCATCGTGCAGGATGCCAAGTCCGGCGAAGACATAACCCATTCCGTGCTGACGCAGATCATCTTCGAGCAGGAGTCGAAGACCGGCAACACGCTTCTGCCGATTTCCTTTCTCCGCCAGTTGATCTCCTTTTATGGCGACCAGATGCAGATGGTCGTACCGAGCTATCTCGAGCACTCGATGCAGGCCTTCACCGAACAGCAGGCGCAGATGCGCGAGCAGATCACCAAGGCCTTCGGCGACACGCCGATCGGCAAGAACCTGAAGGTGCCGTTGCAGCTCGTCGAGGAACAGGTCCGGCGCAACACCGAAATGTTCCATCAGGCCATGCAGATGTTTTCGCCCTTCATGGCCGCCCCGCCGGCCAAGGAAACCAGGAAGGCCGAGGCGAAGGACATCGACGAACTGAAGGAACAGCTTCGCGCCCTTCAGACGAAACTGGACAATCTGGGCTGA
- the rpmF gene encoding 50S ribosomal protein L32, with product MAVPKRKTSPSKRGMRRSADALKAPTYIEDKNSGELRRPHHIDLKTGMYRGRQVLTPKENA from the coding sequence ATGGCTGTACCGAAAAGAAAAACGAGCCCGTCCAAGCGTGGCATGCGCCGTTCCGCTGACGCCCTCAAGGCTCCGACCTACATCGAAGACAAGAACTCCGGCGAACTGCGCCGCCCGCATCATATCGACCTGAAGACCGGCATGTATCGCGGCCGCCAGGTCCTGACGCCGAAGGAAAACGCATAA
- a CDS encoding glutathione S-transferase family protein, translating to MTKLVLYVGNKNYSSWSMRPWLALTACGIPFEDVVIPFDFAAGNPRFREISPTGRVPVLHHGENRVWESLAIIEYAAELFPDAGLWPEERADRARARSYSMEMLSGFRALRGACPMNIRRPRKSIALPDGVSEDVARIETIWRESVERSGGPFLFGRFTAADAMFAPVVNRFETYELVTDPATLAYMDAVKAHPAFRRWEVAARAEPWIVPEDEA from the coding sequence ATGACCAAGCTCGTCCTCTATGTCGGCAACAAGAACTATTCGTCCTGGTCGATGCGCCCCTGGCTCGCGCTCACGGCTTGCGGCATTCCGTTCGAGGATGTCGTTATTCCTTTCGATTTCGCGGCCGGCAATCCGCGGTTCCGCGAAATCTCGCCGACAGGGCGCGTTCCGGTGCTCCACCATGGCGAAAACCGCGTTTGGGAGTCGCTCGCGATCATCGAATACGCGGCGGAGCTTTTCCCGGATGCAGGTCTCTGGCCGGAGGAGCGCGCGGATCGTGCCCGTGCGCGCAGCTACTCGATGGAGATGCTCTCCGGCTTCCGGGCGCTGCGCGGCGCCTGCCCGATGAATATCCGCCGGCCGAGAAAGTCGATCGCTCTGCCGGATGGCGTCAGCGAGGATGTGGCGCGGATCGAGACGATCTGGCGGGAGTCGGTCGAGCGATCAGGGGGTCCGTTCCTTTTCGGCCGGTTCACCGCGGCCGACGCGATGTTCGCTCCGGTCGTCAACCGTTTCGAGACCTATGAGCTCGTGACGGACCCGGCGACGCTCGCCTATATGGATGCCGTCAAGGCGCATCCGGCCTTCCGCAGATGGGAGGTGGCCGCAAGAGCCGAACCCTGGATCGTGCCGGAGGACGAGGCCTGA
- the mtgA gene encoding monofunctional biosynthetic peptidoglycan transglycosylase, protein MEIVSEEREEAELPAGRRAATRRTWRSRWRRLVLVVLSVLILPYALIVLYLLEFIHPVSTLMLRDLVLLRGYDRQWVEFDDIAPVLVQSVMMSEDGQFCAHAGIDWAQMRGVVEDALDGEQTRGASTIPMQTVKNLFLWNGRSFVRKAMELPLAIAADFAWSKRRLMEIYLNVAEWGEGIYGIEAAARHHFGVSAAKLSRRQAALLAVSLPNPIDRNAGKPGRGLRRLAGVIERRASRSGGYITCLYD, encoded by the coding sequence GTGGAGATCGTTTCGGAAGAACGCGAGGAGGCGGAGTTGCCCGCCGGTCGCCGGGCAGCCACGCGCAGGACGTGGCGCTCGCGGTGGCGTCGGCTCGTTCTCGTCGTCCTCTCCGTTCTCATCCTGCCTTATGCCTTGATCGTCCTCTATCTCCTGGAGTTCATTCACCCGGTCTCGACACTGATGCTGCGCGACCTCGTGCTGCTGCGCGGCTATGACCGGCAGTGGGTGGAATTCGACGACATCGCGCCGGTGCTCGTCCAGTCGGTGATGATGTCGGAGGACGGGCAGTTCTGCGCTCATGCCGGCATCGATTGGGCGCAGATGCGTGGCGTCGTCGAGGACGCGCTCGACGGCGAACAGACGCGTGGCGCCAGCACGATCCCGATGCAGACGGTCAAGAACCTGTTCCTCTGGAACGGCCGCTCCTTCGTGCGCAAGGCGATGGAACTGCCGCTGGCGATCGCAGCCGATTTCGCCTGGAGCAAGCGGCGCCTGATGGAGATTTACCTGAACGTCGCCGAATGGGGCGAGGGCATCTACGGGATCGAGGCCGCCGCCCGTCATCATTTCGGCGTTTCGGCGGCGAAGCTTTCGCGCCGGCAGGCCGCTCTCCTCGCCGTTTCGCTGCCCAACCCGATCGACCGCAATGCGGGAAAGCCGGGGCGCGGTCTCAGGCGCCTCGCCGGCGTGATCGAGCGCCGTGCCAGCCGCTCCGGCGGTTACATCACCTGCCTTTATGATTAA
- a CDS encoding farnesyl diphosphate synthase → MTDERSSFPARLRTNAAAVEALLETLLGPAPGAGEIARPENLLGAMRHGVLNGGKRLRPFLVAESAALLGGDAEAALRTGAALECIHCYSLVHDDLPAMDDDDMRRGKPTVHVAFDEATAILAGDSLLTFAFDIIAAPETALSDRQKTTLVLALARAAGHGGMAGGQALDLAAEKSAPDEAGIVLLQSMKTGALIRFACEAGAIIADAPAEDRRRLRAFGEKIGLAFQLADDLLDLTADAAIVGKATGKDAARGKGTLVSLHGQPWAERRLESLVAEAEGLLEPYGPSSAILAETARFIANRRN, encoded by the coding sequence ATGACAGACGAAAGATCATCCTTTCCGGCGCGCCTCAGGACCAACGCGGCCGCAGTCGAAGCGCTGCTCGAGACGTTGCTCGGCCCGGCCCCGGGCGCGGGCGAAATCGCCCGCCCGGAAAACCTGCTCGGCGCCATGCGCCATGGCGTGCTCAACGGCGGCAAGCGGCTGAGGCCTTTTCTCGTTGCCGAAAGCGCGGCCCTCCTCGGCGGCGATGCGGAAGCGGCGCTCAGAACAGGCGCCGCGCTCGAATGCATCCACTGCTACTCGCTCGTCCATGACGACCTCCCGGCCATGGACGACGACGACATGCGCCGCGGAAAGCCGACGGTGCACGTCGCCTTCGACGAGGCGACGGCGATCCTCGCGGGCGACAGCCTGCTGACCTTCGCCTTCGACATCATCGCGGCGCCGGAAACGGCGCTTTCCGACCGCCAGAAGACGACGCTCGTGCTGGCGCTCGCGCGCGCGGCCGGGCATGGCGGCATGGCCGGCGGTCAGGCGCTCGACCTTGCCGCCGAAAAGAGTGCTCCCGACGAAGCCGGCATCGTCCTCTTGCAGTCGATGAAGACAGGGGCCCTCATCCGCTTCGCCTGCGAGGCGGGCGCAATCATCGCCGATGCGCCGGCAGAGGACCGCCGACGCCTGCGCGCCTTCGGAGAGAAGATCGGCCTCGCCTTTCAGCTCGCCGACGACCTTCTCGACCTCACCGCCGATGCAGCAATCGTCGGCAAGGCGACCGGCAAGGATGCGGCACGGGGGAAGGGTACGCTTGTCTCCCTGCACGGCCAGCCCTGGGCCGAGCGCCGGCTCGAAAGCCTGGTGGCCGAGGCGGAAGGCCTGCTCGAACCATACGGGCCAAGCTCGGCGATCCTTGCCGAAACCGCCCGCTTCATCGCCAATCGCAGGAACTGA
- the hisC gene encoding histidinol-phosphate transaminase: MSKFWSPIVAALKPYVPGEQPRMADLVKLNTNESPYGPSEKALEAIRAAADKDLRLYPDPVALGLRETIAARHKVSVGEVFVGNGSDEVLAHAFAALLKHDRPLLFPDISYSFYTTYAGLFGIEAVEVPLDAAFRIDIADYRRPSGAVILPNPNAPTGIGLPLADIERLVAEHPDQPVVIDEAYIDFGGASAIALVPKYDNLLVVQTFSKSRALAGLRVGFAIGQRPLVEALERVKDSFNSYPLGRTAQAGATAAMKDEAWFEATRGKIIASRAKLTSQLEKRGFEVLPSQANFVFARHPRHAGQTLAAKLRERAVIVRHFAKPRIADFLRITIGTDAECAKLVAALDEIL; this comes from the coding sequence ATGAGCAAATTCTGGTCGCCGATCGTGGCCGCGCTGAAACCCTACGTTCCCGGTGAACAGCCGCGCATGGCCGATCTCGTCAAGCTCAACACCAATGAGAGCCCCTATGGCCCCTCGGAAAAGGCGCTGGAGGCGATCCGGGCGGCGGCGGACAAGGATCTCCGCCTCTATCCGGATCCCGTCGCTCTCGGGCTGCGGGAGACGATCGCCGCGCGCCACAAGGTATCGGTCGGGGAGGTCTTCGTCGGCAACGGTTCCGACGAGGTCCTGGCACACGCTTTCGCCGCGCTGCTGAAGCACGACAGGCCGCTGCTTTTCCCGGACATCTCCTACAGCTTCTACACGACCTATGCGGGCCTTTTCGGCATCGAGGCGGTGGAGGTGCCGCTCGACGCCGCATTCCGCATCGACATCGCCGATTATCGCCGTCCCTCGGGCGCGGTCATCCTGCCGAACCCGAACGCCCCGACCGGCATCGGCCTGCCGCTTGCCGATATCGAAAGGCTGGTGGCCGAGCATCCCGATCAGCCGGTGGTGATCGACGAGGCCTATATCGATTTCGGCGGCGCATCCGCAATCGCGCTCGTTCCGAAATACGACAATCTGCTCGTCGTTCAGACCTTCTCCAAGTCACGCGCCCTGGCCGGCCTGCGCGTCGGCTTCGCGATCGGCCAGCGCCCGCTGGTCGAGGCGCTGGAGCGCGTCAAGGACAGCTTCAACTCCTATCCGCTCGGACGCACCGCCCAGGCGGGTGCAACGGCTGCGATGAAAGACGAGGCATGGTTCGAGGCTACCCGCGGCAAGATCATCGCCTCGCGGGCGAAGCTGACGAGCCAACTCGAAAAGCGCGGCTTCGAGGTCCTGCCGTCGCAGGCAAACTTCGTCTTCGCCCGCCACCCCCGACATGCGGGCCAGACGCTGGCGGCGAAACTGCGCGAAAGAGCTGTGATCGTCCGCCATTTCGCCAAGCCCCGAATCGCGGATTTCCTGCGCATCACCATCGGCACCGACGCGGAATGCGCCAAGCTGGTCGCGGCACTCGACGAGATTCTGTAA
- a CDS encoding LysE family translocator, giving the protein MLDLAPYLPQLLVAWTAYVIAVASPGPAVLAIIATSISRGRSAGLALAFGVLSGSYTWAMLTASGLSALIRTYGQAIIVLKIAGACYLFWLAYNALRAAMRGDARPSALRVPPTSSLKKLYLKGLGIHLTNPKAIFAWMMLVSLGMPAGAPVGVTAAFIVGCMLIGLVTFCGFAIVFSLAPVHRAYLKSRRIIESLMAGFFAFAGFKLLTARL; this is encoded by the coding sequence ATGCTGGACCTTGCGCCCTATCTGCCGCAGCTCCTCGTCGCCTGGACGGCCTATGTCATCGCTGTTGCCTCGCCGGGGCCCGCGGTTCTGGCGATCATCGCCACCTCGATCAGCCGGGGGAGAAGCGCAGGCCTCGCGCTCGCCTTCGGCGTGCTGAGCGGCAGCTACACCTGGGCGATGCTGACGGCTTCCGGCCTGTCGGCCCTTATCCGGACCTATGGCCAGGCGATCATCGTCCTGAAGATCGCCGGCGCCTGCTACCTGTTCTGGCTTGCCTATAATGCGCTCAGAGCGGCGATGCGGGGCGACGCCCGACCGTCCGCCCTTCGTGTGCCCCCGACTTCCTCGCTGAAGAAGCTTTACCTCAAAGGTCTCGGGATCCACCTGACCAATCCGAAGGCGATCTTCGCCTGGATGATGCTGGTTTCGCTCGGGATGCCGGCGGGAGCGCCGGTCGGCGTCACCGCCGCCTTCATCGTCGGCTGCATGCTGATCGGTCTCGTGACCTTCTGCGGCTTCGCGATCGTCTTCTCGCTCGCGCCGGTCCATCGGGCCTATCTGAAATCGCGGCGGATCATCGAGAGCCTGATGGCGGGCTTCTTCGCCTTTGCCGGCTTCAAGCTTTTGACGGCGCGGCTTTGA
- the ispG gene encoding flavodoxin-dependent (E)-4-hydroxy-3-methylbut-2-enyl-diphosphate synthase, which yields MSSAFDFEPQPRRASVAVDVGGVIVGGGAPVVVQSMTNTDTADIDATVAQVAALHKAGSELVRITVDRDESAAAVPKIRERLLRLGMDVPLVGDFHYIGHKLLADHPACAEALAKYRINPGNVGFKDKKDKQFAEIIEMAIRYDKPVRIGVNWGSLDQELLTRLMDANQANGSPLTAQQVMRETIVQSALLSAELAEELGLPRNRIILSAKVSGVQDLIAVYAMLAARSDHALHLGLTEAGMGTKGIVASSASLGILMQQGIGDTIRISLTPEPGGDRTREVQVAQELLQVMGFRQFIPVVAACPGCGRTTSTVFQELAQKIQEDIRASMPVWREKYPGVEALKVAVMGCIVNGPGESKHADIGISLPGTGEMPAAPVFIDGQKALTLRGPKIAEDFQLLVADYIEKRFGHGQAAAE from the coding sequence ATGTCTTCTGCCTTCGATTTCGAGCCACAGCCGCGCCGCGCCTCGGTCGCCGTCGATGTCGGCGGCGTGATCGTCGGTGGCGGTGCTCCGGTCGTCGTCCAGTCGATGACGAACACCGATACGGCCGATATCGATGCGACGGTGGCGCAGGTGGCCGCACTCCACAAGGCAGGTTCGGAGCTGGTGCGCATCACGGTCGATCGCGACGAGAGCGCCGCGGCCGTGCCGAAGATCCGCGAGCGGCTCCTGCGCCTCGGCATGGACGTGCCGCTCGTCGGCGATTTTCATTATATCGGTCACAAGCTGCTCGCCGATCATCCGGCCTGTGCCGAGGCGCTTGCCAAATACCGCATCAATCCCGGCAATGTCGGTTTCAAGGACAAGAAGGACAAGCAGTTCGCCGAAATCATCGAGATGGCGATCCGCTACGACAAACCGGTGCGCATCGGGGTGAACTGGGGCTCGCTCGATCAGGAACTGCTGACGCGCCTGATGGACGCGAACCAGGCGAATGGCTCCCCTCTGACGGCACAGCAGGTGATGCGCGAGACGATCGTGCAATCGGCGCTTCTCTCGGCGGAACTTGCAGAGGAGCTGGGCCTGCCGCGCAACCGCATCATCCTGTCCGCCAAGGTCTCGGGCGTGCAGGACCTGATCGCCGTCTATGCGATGCTCGCCGCCCGTTCCGACCATGCGCTTCATCTCGGCCTCACCGAGGCAGGCATGGGCACCAAGGGCATCGTCGCCTCTTCCGCCTCGCTCGGCATTCTGATGCAGCAGGGCATCGGCGACACCATCCGCATTTCCCTGACGCCCGAGCCCGGCGGCGACCGCACGCGCGAGGTGCAGGTGGCGCAGGAGCTACTGCAGGTGATGGGCTTCCGTCAGTTCATTCCGGTGGTCGCGGCCTGTCCGGGCTGCGGCCGCACCACCTCGACCGTGTTCCAGGAACTGGCCCAGAAGATCCAGGAGGATATCCGCGCGAGCATGCCGGTCTGGCGTGAGAAATATCCGGGCGTCGAGGCGCTGAAGGTCGCCGTGATGGGCTGCATCGTCAACGGCCCCGGCGAGAGCAAGCATGCCGATATCGGTATTTCGCTTCCTGGAACCGGCGAAATGCCGGCCGCACCCGTCTTTATCGACGGGCAGAAGGCGCTGACGCTGCGCGGACCGAAGATCGCCGAGGACTTTCAGCTTCTCGTCGCCGATTATATCGAGAAACGCTTCGGCCACGGCCAGGCGGCCGCCGAGTAG
- a CDS encoding MFS transporter, translated as MDQRTDSAQKAVGRQGYMSKNRLAVSLLFLMNGFVTGSWAPKIPEFKERLGIGESVLGLLILGFGIGSLVLMPIAGGFIARLGSQKVVKVTAIILSPLLLLLTLLPNLWTAALGMFLLGGFVGAMDVAMNANAVEVEKSMRRAIMSSCHAYWSLGGLIGAGIGGFLMARFGVLPHAIVVTCLCLAILAVAWPMILADRPHPAATKEKLRLPMTPLPWLIGIMALFSMVPEGAVLDWGALYLKDELGASVELSGFGFAAFSATMAAMRFAGDHVRDRLGATLTLRICTVTALFGMVLAGLAPNAVLAILGFALAGIGISNMVPIAFSAAGNMPGLQPGIGLSVATTMGYSGMLFAPSLIGFIAEHSGFAIIFACVPVLFIVVLLLSHHAVHADHGKG; from the coding sequence ATGGATCAGCGTACAGATTCCGCCCAGAAAGCCGTTGGCCGGCAGGGCTATATGTCGAAAAACCGGCTAGCCGTGTCTCTCCTGTTTTTGATGAACGGCTTCGTCACCGGAAGCTGGGCGCCGAAAATCCCGGAGTTCAAGGAGCGCCTCGGCATCGGCGAGAGCGTTCTCGGCCTCCTCATCCTCGGTTTCGGCATCGGCTCGCTGGTGCTGATGCCTATTGCCGGCGGCTTCATCGCCCGTCTCGGCTCGCAGAAGGTGGTCAAGGTCACGGCGATCATCCTTTCACCGCTGCTTCTCCTCCTGACGCTTCTGCCGAATCTGTGGACGGCAGCACTCGGCATGTTCCTGCTCGGCGGCTTCGTCGGCGCGATGGATGTGGCAATGAATGCCAATGCCGTCGAGGTCGAGAAGTCGATGCGCCGTGCAATCATGTCCTCGTGCCATGCCTATTGGAGCCTCGGCGGGCTGATCGGCGCCGGGATCGGCGGCTTTCTGATGGCCCGCTTCGGCGTGCTGCCGCATGCGATCGTCGTGACCTGTCTATGCCTTGCGATACTCGCGGTTGCCTGGCCGATGATCCTTGCCGACCGGCCGCATCCTGCGGCAACCAAAGAGAAGCTCAGGCTGCCGATGACACCGCTGCCCTGGCTGATCGGCATCATGGCGCTTTTCTCGATGGTGCCCGAGGGTGCCGTTCTCGACTGGGGTGCACTTTATCTGAAGGATGAACTCGGCGCCTCCGTCGAGCTTTCAGGCTTCGGTTTTGCGGCCTTCTCGGCGACCATGGCGGCGATGCGCTTTGCCGGCGATCACGTGCGCGACCGGCTCGGCGCCACTCTGACCCTGCGCATCTGCACCGTGACCGCTCTCTTCGGCATGGTGCTGGCCGGTCTCGCTCCCAATGCCGTTCTCGCGATCCTCGGTTTTGCGCTTGCAGGCATCGGCATTTCCAACATGGTGCCGATCGCCTTTTCGGCCGCCGGCAATATGCCGGGTCTGCAGCCGGGCATCGGGCTGTCGGTCGCGACCACCATGGGCTATTCCGGCATGCTGTTTGCGCCCTCATTGATCGGCTTCATCGCGGAACACAGCGGCTTCGCGATCATCTTCGCCTGTGTCCCCGTGCTGTTCATCGTGGTGCTGCTGCTTTCGCATCACGCCGTTCATGCGGATCATGGCAAGGGGTGA
- a CDS encoding DeoR/GlpR family DNA-binding transcription regulator translates to MHGFRMSIDLLLRERKSLIQERLRTEGRVLAADLAREFGVSEDTIRRDLREMAAAGLCERVYGGALPVAPDAGSLVARISRAPERKAALARAAVAFLRPRMTVFLDAGSANLAIAQAIGPDLPATIITNTPPVAAALMEKPGIEVILVGGPLNRAVGAAVGARAQRDAELLRPDLAILGTCGADAEAGLTAFHFEDAEFKRLIASRSRALLAAVTTDKLGTAAPHPVVAIDGASTLVLEADAPEAHVAAFTARGANVVLAKEPIR, encoded by the coding sequence ATGCACGGTTTCAGGATGTCCATCGATCTGCTGCTGCGAGAGAGAAAGAGTCTGATCCAGGAAAGGCTCAGAACCGAGGGCCGGGTGCTTGCGGCCGATCTCGCGCGCGAATTCGGCGTGTCGGAAGACACGATCCGCCGCGACCTGCGCGAAATGGCCGCCGCCGGCCTTTGCGAGCGCGTCTATGGCGGAGCGTTGCCGGTTGCGCCCGACGCAGGCTCGCTCGTGGCCCGGATATCGCGCGCGCCCGAACGGAAGGCGGCGCTGGCGCGGGCTGCGGTCGCCTTTCTGAGGCCGCGCATGACCGTGTTCCTCGACGCCGGCTCCGCCAATCTGGCGATTGCGCAGGCGATCGGACCGGACCTCCCCGCGACGATCATCACCAATACGCCGCCGGTCGCGGCGGCCTTGATGGAGAAGCCGGGCATCGAAGTCATTCTGGTGGGCGGGCCGCTGAACCGCGCTGTCGGCGCGGCGGTCGGTGCGCGGGCGCAGCGCGATGCCGAGCTCTTGCGGCCCGATCTCGCGATACTCGGAACCTGCGGTGCGGATGCCGAAGCAGGGCTGACCGCGTTCCACTTCGAGGATGCGGAATTCAAGCGGCTGATCGCTTCCAGGAGCCGCGCCCTGCTTGCGGCCGTCACGACCGACAAGCTCGGTACCGCTGCGCCGCATCCGGTGGTCGCCATAGACGGTGCCTCCACGCTCGTTCTCGAGGCGGATGCGCCGGAAGCCCATGTCGCGGCCTTCACGGCGCGGGGGGCGAACGTCGTTCTCGCGAAGGAGCCCATCCGGTGA